A single window of uncultured Pseudodesulfovibrio sp. DNA harbors:
- the nhaA gene encoding Na+/H+ antiporter NhaA produces MAIKELMVCGLEPIEQVLLPFQVFFKSKATGGILLIICAAVALLWANSPWADTYVALWNTKFTVGFGYATLSKPVILWVNDGLMALFFFVVGLEIKREFMVGELSTRSQAVLPIAAAIGGMIVPASIYIIINWGTDSASGWAIPMATDIAFALGILSLLGDRIPYQIKIFLTAVAIVDDLGGILVIALFYTSDISFWLLLTAAAFLLVAFAGNRMGIRSPAFYAAVGVVVWLTVLKSGVHSTVAGVLMAFMIPARTKCDAAAFAHNATGILDDYKASVRPGASVLTNSAMQSALLSMQYIASRAQTPLQRLEHGLHPLVDYAIMPIFALANAGVILGGDMGTVLSSKVALGTSFGLVLGKPIGIVLAILLIFKLSGGVPRGIHIKHFIGAGMLGGIGFTMSLFIATLAFGDSPVLLTGAKAAILGASVIAGIAGYLVLRSAPSLEEMLQEQASQQG; encoded by the coding sequence ATGGCTATCAAAGAACTCATGGTTTGTGGATTAGAACCCATTGAACAGGTCCTTTTGCCGTTTCAGGTGTTCTTTAAGTCCAAAGCGACTGGCGGCATACTGCTCATTATTTGTGCCGCAGTTGCTCTTCTTTGGGCCAATTCTCCATGGGCCGATACATATGTTGCCCTTTGGAATACCAAGTTTACTGTAGGCTTCGGTTACGCCACCTTATCCAAGCCAGTCATTTTGTGGGTCAACGATGGGCTTATGGCCCTGTTCTTTTTTGTGGTCGGTCTTGAAATCAAACGCGAATTCATGGTGGGTGAATTGTCGACCCGCAGTCAGGCTGTCCTTCCTATTGCCGCCGCGATCGGGGGCATGATTGTTCCTGCTTCCATTTATATAATAATTAATTGGGGGACTGATTCTGCGAGCGGCTGGGCTATCCCCATGGCTACGGATATCGCTTTTGCTCTTGGTATCCTCAGTTTGTTGGGCGACCGGATTCCCTATCAGATCAAGATCTTTTTGACAGCTGTGGCCATTGTTGATGATTTGGGTGGAATTCTGGTTATTGCGCTTTTTTATACTTCCGATATTTCTTTTTGGCTCCTTTTGACAGCTGCTGCGTTCTTGTTGGTCGCCTTTGCAGGAAATCGAATGGGTATTCGTTCTCCCGCTTTTTATGCCGCGGTGGGAGTTGTGGTTTGGCTGACGGTCCTCAAGTCCGGAGTACATTCCACAGTGGCCGGAGTACTCATGGCATTTATGATTCCGGCTCGTACCAAATGTGATGCTGCGGCTTTTGCACACAATGCCACAGGTATTCTGGACGATTATAAGGCCTCGGTACGTCCGGGGGCATCGGTGCTGACAAATTCGGCTATGCAATCAGCATTGCTGTCCATGCAATATATTGCTTCCCGTGCCCAGACGCCATTGCAACGGTTGGAGCACGGGCTGCACCCTTTGGTTGATTATGCCATCATGCCTATTTTTGCCTTGGCCAATGCTGGTGTTATTCTTGGCGGGGACATGGGAACAGTGCTTTCGAGTAAAGTAGCTCTTGGAACGTCTTTCGGATTGGTACTGGGAAAACCTATCGGCATCGTCCTCGCTATACTGCTGATATTTAAATTATCTGGTGGTGTGCCTCGCGGGATACACATTAAACATTTTATTGGCGCGGGAATGCTCGGTGGTATTGGTTTTACCATGTCATTGTTTATTGCGACATTGGCCTTTGGAGATTCTCCAGTGTTGTTAACAGGGGCCAAGGCCGCAATTCTCGGGGCTTCTGTCATTGCTGGAATTGCAGGCTATCTTGTCCTGCGCAGTGCCCCTTCTCTTGAGGAAATGCTTCAGGAGCAGGCTTCTCAACAAGGCTGA